From the Cryptomeria japonica chromosome 2, Sugi_1.0, whole genome shotgun sequence genome, one window contains:
- the LOC131862125 gene encoding uncharacterized protein LOC131862125 produces the protein METGLQQQLRLALEDIDNGQMENIKLKSELKQARERIISLQGNLSAIKAKRKELKIKQDKKNTFRYGSFIICLVFYFLGTIPSFGKTQRAFDRQVATQIAQILDRQGDKNSKANLWEFFKTFQEKMKNGSQIPKSIVEKYKDTICFMIDKDECMMEVVQPRTIWIMPMGYEVEETTLDAYAQHLLQALVDEKEEKFCTAKEKGLKVHQEQRKKELKQKRKEEREAQKVAQATPNVILVTSETSKQPEESSAEPASQTSVEPPKNKSKVTQQYMTSSSKEIESDTEIKEVPKNKDIFVRVVREKKEEQKPKPVKVTPRKPKITIVHKRKPKSDEKPKPEPKRRAGKKKMNTQDFIEHIVNDGNLDNICSFFDNFDEEDKKQVEEAILLYLDSFSRALIELEKVFPKELYDKLEVRKLHA, from the exons atggaaactggtCTACAACAACAACTCAGACTTGCTCTTGAAGATATTGATAATGGGCAGATGGAGAACATTAAACTGAAAAGTGAATTGAAGCAAGCCAGAGAAcgcatcatttcattgcaaggaaatctTTCAGCTATCaaggctaagaggaaggaactt AAGATCAAGCAAGACAAAAAGAATACCTTCCGGtatggatcctttattatttgtttagtattttactttttgggAACTATTCCCAGTTTTGGAAAGACTCAGCGGGCTTTTGACCGCCAGGTAGCAACACAAATTGCTCAAATTTTAGATAGGCAAGGGGATAAGAATAGTAAAGCCAATTTATGGGaatttttcaaaacatttcaagagaaaatgaaaAATGGGTCTCAGATTCCTAAATctattgtagaaaaatataaggacacAATTTGTTTTATGATagataaagatgaatgtatgatggaggttGTGCAACCTAGAACAATTTGGAtaatgcctatgggatatgaggttgaggAAACTACactggatgcctatgcacaacatcTATTGCAGGCGCTGGTAGATGAAAAGGAAGAGAAATTTTGTACTGCTAAGGAGAAAGGACTTAAAGTTCATCAAGAACAG AGGAAGAAAGAGTTGAagcaaaagagaaaagaggaaagggaagctcAAAAAGTAGCTCAGGCCACACCCAATGTGATCCTAGTTACATCAGAAACTTCCAAACAACCGGAAGAATCTTCAGCTGAGCCTGCTAGTCAGACATCGGTAGAGCCACCCAAGAATAAGTCTAAGGTGACCCAACAATATATGACTTCTTCTTCTAAAGAAATAGAATCTGATACAGAGATTAAGGAGGTTCCTAAGAATAAAGACATTTTTGTCAGAGTGGtgagggagaagaaagaagaacaaaagcCTAAACCAGTCAAGGTGACTCCTCGAAAGCCAAAAATCACTATTGTGCACAAGAGGAAGCCCAAATCTGATGAGAAACCCAAACCTGAACCTAAAAGGAGAGCCGGTAAGAAAAAGATGAACACACAAGATTTTATTGAACATATAGTAAATGATGGTAACTTAGATAATATTtgttcattctttgacaattttgaTGAGGAGGACAAGAAGCAAGTAGAAGAggctattcttttatatcttgattcatttAGTAGGGCATTGATAGAATTGGAGAAAGTTtttcctaaggagttatatgacaAGTTAGAAGTTAGAAAGCTACATGCGTAG